The Vigna unguiculata cultivar IT97K-499-35 chromosome 6, ASM411807v1, whole genome shotgun sequence genome contains a region encoding:
- the LOC114186568 gene encoding uncharacterized protein LOC114186568, giving the protein MDLSGKRVSVSGEGRSCNGGGAGGSSNLQLVPYSESKKVCPFCQREFKCGRSLGGHIKVHKKNRRSTKFTHKKKSSTRRLRSSSALTTPTPLNVVRGDEMVAPLRILESGARGGEEEALRIDESGARGGEEEALRIDESGGSGAEIHDMSKSLVGCGWKRKGRRGSNDDTSKLMRWNRYPYSDDDEYEECDVEDSCDEDDYDNIKLRKWLRSRGYATGAHKICWTRRMLMCKVCNQYFRTLSAVMSHVDECALTNSDDQVVVDNGVGVGEMPEDAPVTKDNGVSSSSSVQQKQHASTSTHAAAPTKDLQLDLNEMPPPEDD; this is encoded by the coding sequence ATGGATCTTTCTGGGAAAAGAGTTTCAGTTTCAGGTGAAGGGAGAAGCTGCAACGGTGGTGGTGCTGGTGGCAGCAGCAACCTTCAGCTTGTCCCTTATTCAGAAAGCAAAAAGGTTTGCCCTTTCTGCCAGCGTGAATTCAAGTGCGGAAGATCCTTGGGAGGGCACATCAAAGTGCACAAGAAGAACCGCAGAAGCACCAAATTCACCCACAAGAAGAAGAGCAGCACAAGGAGGTTGAGATCCTCTTCAGCGCTAACAACCCCAACACCCTTGAATGTTGTAAGAGGTGATGAGATGGTAGCACCACTCAGAATTCTTGAAAGCGGTGCAAGGGGTGGTGAAGAAGAAGCACTGAGAATCGATGAAAGCGGTGCAAGGGGTGGCGAAGAAGAAGCACTGAGAATCGATGAAAGCGGTGGAAGTGGGGCTGAGATCCACGACATGTCGAAGTCCTTGGTGGGGTGCGGATGGAAGAGAAAGGGAAGGAGGGGCAGCAACGACGACACGAGCAAGTTGATGAGATGGAATCGTTATCCTTACTCCGATGATGATGAGTACGAGGAATGTGATGTGGAAGATTCGTGTGATGAGGATGACTACGATAACATCAAGTTGAGGAAATGGTTAAGGAGTCGAGGGTACGCAACAGGTGCCCATAAGATCTGTTGGACTAGGAGAATGTTGATGTGCAAAGTGTGCAATCAGTATTTTAGAACTCTGTCTGCAGTGATGAGTCATGTGGATGAGTGTGCCCTAACCAACAGTGATGATCAAGTTGTTGTTGATAACGGTGTCGGAGTTGGCGAAATGCCCGAGGATGCTCCAGTGACAAAAGACAATGGagtttcttcctcttcttctgtACAACAAAAACAGCATGCATCAACTTCAACTCATGCTGCTGCTCCAACAAAAGATCTTCAATTGGATCTCAATGAAATGCCTCCTCCTGAGGATGATTGA